CAACCCATCATCATCTGTGTCTGCATCCAGCGGTGAGGTCTCTGTGGTTTCCCGCTCACCATTGTGATTTGCATCCTCTCCTCCATCGTAAATTCCATCACAATCTGTGTCTTTGTTCAATGGGTCTGTCTTCGTTGTGGGGTCTGCATCTGGTATGAAATGTTGGGGACTTAGTGTTGTATCTGTGTCTGATAATGGTTTAGTCACTCCAAGCTCTAGCCCATCTGGTAAGCCATCTCCATCTGTGTCATAATTCTTCGGGTCTGTCCCGTGCTTCTGCACTTCGTCGCCATCACTCAAGCCATCATCGTCTGTGTCCGCATCGTTTGGGTTAGTGCCAAGCATCACCTCAACATGGTTGCTCAACCCATCAAAATCGCTGTCCAGGTTGGAGCACGCTCTGTAGTCTAGGGTTTCTCTGATGTGAGCTAACAGAACCTCTGATAGTATTTTGGCCGCATATAGATATTCGCCCCTCATAATTGTCTCGAACAGATGCTAATAACGCAAGATATGGCTTTTTTCTCTCTATCCATTTCTGTGTAATTTGTGCTCCTTTGTTTTCTCTCCATTTCCATACTACAACAACTGGACAAATCAGCAATACAATATATCCCAACCAGTATCCAGAACTTTCTCTTACTGGGATTTCTTCGTAGAGCTCAAACAACTCGCCACACGCTACAGCAATCTCATTACCAGGATGTAGTGTATCAAACTCTCCAATTTCCAAATCTGTGATGTACTCCCACTGAGGTGCCTTGAATATCAACTCCTTCTTCCATGTTCCGTTCTCTTCCCATACCAAATAACACTCTTCATAGGCACCAGCCACAATCTCGTTCCCTTCATGTCCACTCCAGCAGTCACCAATAGCCACTGCCAGGATGAAAGATGATGTATTAATCCAGATTTCCTTGTTCGCATAACTAGTATTATTCCACCATATTATCCACAACATGCCATCGGTATCTCCACATATAATCTCACTTTCGTTGTTCCCTGGAAGAACTTCCCCTACCCTGCCACACATCATATGCTTTGCGTAGCTTTTTACGTGTATTTCTTCCCAATACCATCCACTACCATTCCATGCATACATTGTTAAGTTTTCTTCAGTAAACACAACACACTCATTGCCTTCAAATCTCGGGTCAAAATCTCCTATATCACATTCTTCATATGCTTTTCCTGTATGGGTATCATCTATCACTTCCATCATCCATGTGCCGTTTTCTGCCTTATAGAACTCTCTTATCAACCCCCCGTATGTACAACAAAATAGTTCATTTCCACTATGTCTTGGATCAAAATCACCTATTTTTACTGTTCTCACTGTACCTTGGTCCTGTGTCCACGGGTCCCATATCATTGTTGCATTCCAACTCTGGGTTGTGTTGTTGTAGCTTATCACAAATAATTGGTATAGCCCATCTACAACTTCCACGCCTTCAACATCTGGGTCTAAATCGCCAACTGCTAAGGCTGGAGTGTACCAGACATCATAGCTCCTGTTCCATATTACATCCCAATACCATATCTCTCCCTCTCCATACTCATATGAAATGTTGTGCCCCCATCCATTGAAGATTACTTCGTTATTTGGCCAGCTTTTGTCTACCTCGTTGATTTCTACAGAGTCTTTCGTAGTTCCTGTAATGTTAATTGTTATGTTCCTGGATTCGAACAAAGGAGTCGTACTATTATCAGCATTTACCGATGAGAAAGTGATTATTTCAATAAACATCATGGAACAAACTAAAAATGTTAAGAAAGCATGTATCCTCATGTTTTTGCCTCCTTTATTACCTCGTTAATGTCCGTACATGTTTGGTAGATTGCCATTACGAGTGCAGCACTGGTTGTGCCTATGCCAATACCTTTCAAAATAATGTTGGCACACCCCATGTTCTTGATGTATTTTACCAGTGCCATTGCTGAGGAAAACACTGAGTAGAGGTCGCTGATAACAACCAGGACCTTTAGGAAAATTGGCGGTATCCAGGGCTTTAGGACACTAAACAGAATTTCCTTGCCTGCACCTACTGGGTCCTCAAGGATTTTTGTTGCAGTTGCTATTGCCTGTTTTATCATTTGTTCTGCCAATTCTATCTTTGCATATATTTGGTTCAATATTTCTTGTAACTCCTGGAGTTGCTGATTTACCATGTTCTCGGTTTGAGACCAAATTTCTTGGATGTAATTCTGGATTGCATTTTTCAGTTCTGCTACAATACCGTCTACCATTGATTGGATCTTGTTCTTTATCTTACTCACAATGTGTGTTAGTATGTTCTCTGGCCTTGGGTTATTCTGCGGGTCTGGTGACTTGGCAAATATTCCTAATCCTTCCATTAGTGCAAGCTCAAGTGTAGTTCTCACCTTCTCCTTCAAAAACTCCCTCACTTTTGCCATCACAACATCTTTCTTGTAAAAATCTATGTCTTTCAGTGCTTTTTCAACACTTTCGTAAATTGTGGTTATTCCACTATCCAGCATCTTTATTAGTTCTTCGGAAATAGTCTTTGAGATTTGGCCAACGATTTCTGTCATTTTATTTTTTATGGCTAGTTGTAGAACATCTGGGTCATCCGTAGCAGGCAGTCCAGGCAAATACTTCTTGACAAAGTCCAGCACAATGCTCATGATTATGCCTGAGTAGTTCATCAGCAACGCTTTCCAATCCCTTTTCATGCCGTAAACTGCATTCACTATTCCGCCTACTGATGTAGCGAATGCCTTGCCTTGGGCAATGAACGGATTCTTTTCCAGTTCACCGCCCAATCCTTTCTCGCCACCCAGAAGGGCAAATAGCGAGCCTTTTGGGTCTGCCAGAAACTCGGTGATTATCTCAATTATCGCATTCATATATGCCTCTATATTGGCTATTGCGCTCTTTGCTTTCTCCATCGCATCTCTTACATACTCTTTCACTATTCCCAGCATCTTCTTTATTTCCGCTTTGAGCTGTGCCATTATCAGGTTGGGTATCTCTGCATACTCCCCTTTCAATGCTACATCCACTATTTTCTTTACCCATTCTAAGCCTGCCGGCAACACACTGCAGATTGCATTCACTATCATGTCCTTGCAGAATTTTATCACTGTGTCCACGAGTGTACTTACAAGCGTTGTAAACGCACTGGCTATGCTTGCTATTACATTGGTTAGTGTGGAAATTAGCGTACGTCTTATACGCAACCTTTCACCAACATGACTTGCTTTTCCCATTTCTTCTGCACCTTTGAAAACAAAGATGAAATACTACTACGGCCGCTACAATGGTACTGCCAAAGACAAATGCTCTGCTTTCATCTATACTTGTGTCTTCATGAAGTTCAAATAATGTCATTGTCCCCAAAGCAATTTCATTCCCAGGATGTGCACTATCAAATTCGCCGATTTCTATATCTTTTGGATTCTCATATTGTGGACAATAAAACACTATTGAATTTTTCCAAATTCCTTCATCTTCCCATAGGAGTACTATCCTTGACGGGTCGCCCCAGTATGTTCCTGCCAGAATTTCATTACCTGCATGCCCACTCCAACAGTCACCTATCGCTATGGTAGAGAATTCCAACCCTTCACCTGTTCCTATCCCTAATCCATATATTACTTTTCGTTCAAAATTCGTACCATCCCACCATACCGTTATAAGGATTCTTGAGCCCTTTTCCCCACATACAATCTCTAGGTTCTCGTTGC
This portion of the Thermoplasmata archaeon genome encodes:
- a CDS encoding thrombospondin, giving the protein MLGTNPNDADTDDDGLSDGDEVQKHGTDPKNYDTDGDGLPDGLELGVTKPLSDTDTTLSPQHFIPDADPTTKTDPLNKDTDCDGIYDGGEDANHNGERETTETSPLDADTDDDGL